The Tautonia plasticadhaerens nucleotide sequence AGGTCCGGTGGATCTTCATGGGGTCCTTCCGCCGCCATCCGGCATCCGCCGAGGATCGATCGGCCGAGGGCCCCGGCGACACGAGCGCCGGCTCAGGCCACCCGCTGCGGGTCCTCGGCCCCGACGCCCGCCCCATCCAGCTCCTCGGCCCCGGCCCCGGGGCCGAAGCGGTCGGCCCGGCAGGCGGACGCCATCGCGAACCAGCCGGCGATGAGCGCGAGGCCGCCGATCGGGGCGATCATCCCCAGCCAGTCGGCCGTGCCCCCGGCGAGCACCAGCAGGTACAGGCTGCCCGGGAAGACGATCGACCCCACCAGGAACAGCCAGCCCGAGGCCGACAGCGCCCGGGACGCCCCCGACGCCGACCCGGAGCCGAGCCCGGTCCGCATCGCCAGCAGGCCGACGGCGATCAGGGCGAAGGCGTGGTACATCTGGTACCTGACGCCGACCTCGAACGTCTCCAGGTCGCCCGGCTCGACCTTCCCCTCCAGGCCGTGCGCCCCGAACGTCCCGGCGACCACCGCCAGCCCGCCCAGGATCGCCCCGACTCGGACCCAGGCCGCTCCGCCCATCATCGCCCCTTCCTGACCCAGCTCCGGATCGGCTCGCCCCCGGCGGGGGGACCGGGGCGGCAGCCAGTCGCCGCGCCTCCCGATCTCCGCATCCCGCCCGACCCGATCATTGTCGCCTCCCGGGCCCCGGCGCTCAACAGTTCCTGGGAGGGATCGACGACCGTCGCCGGATGCCTCGTGGCATCGGCCACCCGCCTACCGGTGCATCCGGGAAGATCCCCCGACGCGTTTGGAGGTACCCGACCCCCGCCACCGCGTGCGAGAGCGCGGATGGTCGGAGGCCGGGTGGGGAGGGCTCGGACGGGGCGCAAGGCGTGGCGATCGCTCGAAGGCCCCTCGCCCCGGCCTCTCCCCGCTCGCGGGGAGAGGGGGACGGTTCCGGTCTGCCGACGAATGAGGCGGATCGACCGCTTACTGTCCCGACGACCGGGAGCCGTTCGGCCCACCCCGGATCGGCATCCCCTCGGGCAGCGGGCGGGCGGCCACGGTGAAGCCGAGGCGGTGCAGGGCGTCCCAGAGGCGGCGGTACATGGGGAAGCCGTCGGGGTAGACCCAGAGGGTGATCGTGGTCCGGGACGGGTTCAGGCGGTGGATCACCCGGCCGACCTCCGAGACGGGGGAGAAGGCCAGATCGAAGGTCTCCCCTCGCATTTCGCCCGCCGGGACGACCTCGAACCCTTGCAGCCCGATCGAGGCGGCCAGGCCCGGCCCCCTCAGGTCGGGGACCAGGCCGATCCCCGTCGGGCCGACCTGGTAGTCGAGCGAGAACGAGCCGACCGGCCCGACGCTGCCGGAGGCGGTCCTCGCGGTCGGCCCGGACATCCGCAGGCGGAGCCTCGCGTCGGCCTGGGCCTTCTCCAGCAGGCGGTCGAGGTCGACGAAGGCGACCCGGTCGGCCCGGACCTCGAAGTGGAATTCCTCGCCGTCCACCATCCGGGCGACGGGGCTCCGGCTGGTGTTCAGGGCCTCCCTCGGCCGGGGTGCGGCCTCGATCTCGGCGATCACCCGGGAGAGCTGGTCGCGCTGGGCCTGCAAGGCGAGGACGTCCGCCTTCGCCCCCTCCAGCCGTTCGGCGGCGTCGGCCAGCCGTCGGGCCGACTCCTCCGCCGATCGCCCGGCGGCCAGCTCCCGGAGCTCGACCTCCTGCAAGGCGGCGTCGAGTTCGGACTCCTGCCGCTCGGCCTCCCGGAGCGACTCCCGGACCGCCTCCAGCTCGGCCCCGGCCGCCGCCAGCAGGGCCGGGTCGGGGCCGGTCGGTCTCGGCGAGACCGGCTCGGGCTCGGGCTCCGGGTCGGGCATCGCCTCGGGGGGGAGGGGATCGTCGATGACGGGCCCGGCGACCGTCGGCGTCTCCGCCTCGATCTCGACCGCCGCCTCGGCGGTCGGGCTCGGCTCGGCGGGCGTCGAGAGAAACAGCCGGGCGCCGACCGCCGAGAGCAGCACCAGCAGCCCGAACGCCTCGGCGACCACCCGGGAGATCGGTCGAGGGTTCGCGGGCCGGGCTCGAACGGGATCTTGGGTCTGTGCGGTGGTCATCACCAGCGCTCCGATCCGAAGATGGTGAAGGTCCGGCGTTCGGTCGCCTGCCACTCGATCGGCCAGCCCAGGCCGG carries:
- a CDS encoding DUF423 domain-containing protein translates to MMGGAAWVRVGAILGGLAVVAGTFGAHGLEGKVEPGDLETFEVGVRYQMYHAFALIAVGLLAMRTGLGSGSASGASRALSASGWLFLVGSIVFPGSLYLLVLAGGTADWLGMIAPIGGLALIAGWFAMASACRADRFGPGAGAEELDGAGVGAEDPQRVA